In the genome of Lathyrus oleraceus cultivar Zhongwan6 chromosome 4, CAAS_Psat_ZW6_1.0, whole genome shotgun sequence, the window tatatatatatataattatacAGAAGTCGGATttcgaagcatagtcaacatcgAATAATCTAAATCGTACACAACAAGATACAAAAATTTAATTACTCAATCATTATTTAATTCATTCTGTGTTTTAATCGAATTAATACAAAAAGTACACTAAAAGGAAATCGCGATACAAAACATAGCGGAAAACAAAAATTTCCCTTTAGTTAATCCAAATTAATGAtgcatgatcagtgatataacgattacctcttgtgacgatcaaTACCTTTGATGCAAAATCAAAGGAATAATCACGAGCATTGAATGTAAaacaatgcctctactcagtaCACACGAATAAAGTACCTTCTATCTTAGTGTTAGTTGCTACGAACGAAGACTTTGtatgtgtatgtgtatgtgtgtgtgtgtgtgtgtgtgtgagagagagagagagagagagaaaagggttatatttatataaccacttgtgctggctgcaaataaaaaaaatacaCTTAAGTGCATCATACTTTATGGCGTAATGTAGCTCGCTTAAGCGCACGATACCTTATCATAGTTTGTATTTCATTTAGTGTTCCGTAATTCtcttaagtgcattgtaccttatAGTGTTCCTTATTTCACTTAtttattctatctctcatcaatttgttCTTATGTGCGTGACTCTATAGGTTCTCGTGTTGTTGGCAATTATAATAAATAGTGAGCATTATCTAGCAATACATTACTACTATCCAAGTgacaaaaatgtcatgtgatatgatAAAATCTTTATGTGATAATGTTTGagtgtacaattatcctttttccctcatgtttatattgaacacacGCATAAACCGTttcacccttgtccagttcaatattgggtccatagacatttatcttaTTATGCAtgatggacaaattccatctaggtcaaGCATGTCCTTCAACATGATTTGTGGGttacccatcaattgtctttatggtcatctagttatGAGTAAtatttgatcaacaataaagtaATCGACTCAATATCTAGGGTCCATAGAGGTTTCAGGTCgagggtggtatacaccactatgaccatgagaataacttatgatacttcgcataacattctatgtagtatcctcatagcaggtcaatctagtataaatattacttctaatattcatacctatgtgaagacttgataactctttattCATGATTTATGAAATGTGGTCATCAATCTATCCACATAACAGTCTCAATGACTTAATGTTATCCCATTTTCCAATAAAactcgactacaaatactttaagaataacgtcattatgtttaatgggatcttatgattaagtcacacttaatgttCATTAAACAGACTACCAATTATAGGAACTTTATTATTTTAGAAAAGaaaacataataaagaaatgacttttaattattaataaataattcaatacacATACCAAGTTCTAATAAAACTATTGATTTTTAGGATTTACACCAACAGTTTCAACACAATTGCAACGTCAATTCCTTTTAAATTTGAGGACCCATCCATTGGCAGAGTCTAGAGGTGCGTGATCTCTGCTTCTACCGATATGCTAAACTCGATAAAAAAAATATGGCAAATTTTGGAATTTAATACTATTCCTAAATACTAAGGAGAAGTCATACATGAAATCTCTGACTACCCATGCTACCATTCTTTCCACCATGTTTGACTTCTTTAATACTTGCTTGATGGAATGGTTTGTTCTCACTATAATTTGGTGACCCTTAAAAAAATAAGATTTCGTTTTTCTTATTGTAAAGACGACTAAAGTTAGACACTCTATTTTCTTTTAGTGTAATTCGGCATTGCGCTCTTCGGTCCAAACGACATGACTCGTAAATTTGTGGATTTTTATTCGGTTAGTTAAAGAaaagttattttattttttatttttaacaCTATTATTGTACTTTGAAATTGTATTTTATGATTTGTCCATTTATTTGCAAGGTATGAAAAAAATATTCCATTTTATAGAGATTGTGCTCTCTAACTCTTTTCCAATAATATTCTTTATGAGTGAAGTATACATAAGTCACGCTAGTTATTGTTATATAAATCCAAACTGCAATGAAATAATTCCAAAGAAAAACCGAGTCTACATTATTAGTCCTACAGTATGAAAACCCAGCTCATGCACTTTAGCTCTTGTTGTTTCTCATAAAGGCATCTCTACGATAGAAACATGAAAAGTTAAAATACCGTTTTTACCCCTCTCATAAAGCACCATGCATTATCTACAACCACTTTTGTCTTGGCTAAGAAGAAGGGTTTATGGTAAGATCATTGAGATGAAACTTTAACGTGTGGACCAGTCCCAGCCAATGTCACAGTCTAGACAGTGATCCTCACCTGTGTGTTAGATAAAGCCATTATTATTGTCTTAAACGAACTTCATTCAACGGGGTACTAAGTAATAAATATGTCACGAATTTCCCAACTTTGTTGGGTATAAATGATGTAATATTGCCGTGTGTTATGGTCAAATACTAAGTAAGTGTATTCGTAAAATTTCATCCGGGTCGGCAAAAGTCCTAATCAGAGAAAGCTCATATCTAATCTAGATATTGAACACTTCAACcaaaatatatcattcaaattCATTTTCACTTTCACGTTACTTCTCATTCTTTCAATGACTTTAACATTAACCTTACACATGAGTCTCTTTCCCACCACACTAGAAGCACGAATTTGCAGTAATAGAGTCTTATTTTGTCATTTCACCGATTATTTCTAGTTCTAATTAGAATAGTAGGGCCAATCATAAAACTATTTATCATTCAACTTGTAATTTTTGACCTTGACCATATATGCATGTATGACATACATTAAATTAGGCGTTTACTATAAAATTTCAAGTCAATGTTCTGAACTCTAAACCTAAAATGCACCCACCATGTTCTGGAGGAACATGCTCACAGCCTTGCTTTAATGGTTGTTTTCCATCTCCATTTCTTGCCTCTGAAGCCTCCCATAACAACACTTCCAACTCAAATAAAAATGACTTAACCGATGCCACATCCTCAAGTCTTCACCCAAACACACAGTTCACAAATCATGAATCTCTCCCACTTTTACAAGACTCATATAATAACTTCATCAAATCATTCCCTCAGTTTTCCACTACTTTTGAAATAGATCGAATCCGAGCACAAGAATATCATCACTTGAATAATAATCTCTCGAATATATGTTTCGATTACACAGGATATGGCCTTTTCTCTTATTCTCAGTATCAAAAATCATGTCCAGCTGCTTATTCTTCCTCGTCGTCATCTACTCCTTACTTGAACTTAGAACAGTCGTTCTTCGATGTATCCATTAAGTCGATGAACTTGAAGTCACAGATACTCTACCGCGGACAAGAATCGGTACTAGAATCAAGAATTAGAGAAAGAATAATGTCATTTATGAATGTGTCCGAAACCGACTACGCCTTAGTTTTCATTGCTAACGAGGTATCTGCTTTTAAACTTGTAGCTGATTCATTCCATTTTCACTCTAAAGGATCAGAGCTTCTCACAGTTTATGATCATAACAATGAAGCATTAGATATGATGATTGATAGCTGCAAGAAACAAGGAGTAAAAGTTTCATCAGCAGAATTCACCTGGCCCAATCTAGGAATGGATTGGAGAAAACTCAAGAAAATGATCaaatataaaaaagaaaagagaaaaagtGGTTTATTTGTTTTTCCACTTTATTCAAAGGCTACTGGATCACCATATTCATATTTTTGGATGTCTATGGCACGAGAAAACGGTTGGCATGTTTTGCTTGATTTATGTGCATTGAGACCTAAAGAAATGGATACTTTAGGTTTATCTATGTTTAAACCTGATTTCATGGTTTGTCCATTTTACAAGATTTTCGGAGAAAACCCATCAGGGTTTGGTTGTTTATTTGTCAAAAAATCAAGTCTTTCATCTCTCAAAGATTTAGGTAATACTACAAGCATCGGAATTATAAGCCTTACTCCTAATAATTCTGAAAAGCCGAACTCTGAATTACCAGAATCTTCTTCTACGAACCCGAGGATTAATGAGGAAGCAacatcatcatcgtcatcaaAATCAGAAATTGTGGAGCTACAAGGTATGGACATGAAGGATGAAAGAATGGAAATTGAATGTAGAGGATTAGACCATGCAGACAAAGTGGGACTAATTGTGATTAGTACAAGAACAAGGTATTTGGTTAACTGGCTTGTTAATGCATTAATGAGTCTTCAACATCCACATGATGAAAATAGATTTTCATTGATTAGAATCTATGGTCCAAAGATTAACTCTCATCGTGGATCTACTTTGGCATTTAATATATTTGACTGGAAACGAGAAAAAATTGATCCAGCACTTGTTCAAAAGTTAGCTGATAGAAATAATATCTCATTAAGTAGGTCTTGTTTGAGAAATATCAAGTTCTTGGATAGGAATCAAGAAGAGAGGCAATGGGCTTTGGAAAGTAAAGGAACTGAGGACGAGAAGATGGGCCTGTCCAAGAAGAAGAAAAGCCCATATGAGAATGGGATAGTGGTTTTGAATGTTACTTTGGGCttcttgacaaattttgaagatgTTTATAGGTTATGGGCTTTTGTTTCTAGGTTTCTTGATGCAGATTTTGTGGAGAAAGAGAGATGGAGATACATTGCTTTAAATCAAAAAACTTTTGAAGTTTGAATTTGTTGTTGTTTGCTAttttttcttctttgtttttCTCATCATATTCGCATTGTTTGTGGTTATCTCATTTTGTAATAAGGTTAGGACTTTTAAAAATTGAGTTTATTGTATTTAGCATGATAAGTTGGGTAACTTACCCTCCAATTTTGAACAAATGTTAGAGTTACACAACTCTTTTGCCTTTatgtttaatttttattttatttaagcTATTTTTTAAAAGAAGAATTATTTTTTATTAAGTAGTTTAGTAAGTAGGTTCACACACCTTAAGTGTGAAGAATCAGAGAATTTCGTATGATATAACATCTTATCTATTTATCCTAATTATTAATCGTGTGAGTATTTTTTAATATTAAGACGATTTTAAAAATACAATAAATCATTTTTATTTTATCCCAAATATTAGTAGTGTGAAAATCCCAAATATTAGTAGTGTGAAAAGCTCCAGCTACACCTGGAAAAAAAATATTTCCACTCTAAAAAGACGGAGATCCATTCGTTATTGAAGTTTAATAATTGTGAATGATGTTAAATACAACTTATATGtaacaaaaaaaattgtttgaaaagTTGTTTTGAATATAAAAcaaataaagtaaaataaatgTAATAATAGTTATAGAGAGTGTTGGGTTAGGTTACAATCACTATGATATATATTAATGGTCATTTATACACATTTTAACTATCAATCCATATTGATCGTAGTGTTTATTCGACAATTTCTCAGGCTGATGAATAATGCAATAATATTAAGATTCAATAGTAGATGTGAATACCGGATTTACATTTATCTCTAAACTCTGACTTATTATAGATGATTACCTAAGTATAATCTAATATCACATATGACCATTAGTTAGATTAACAAATCATGTTATAAACTATCGAGTCATTTAAGACATAAAAACATTATCATTGGTCAAAACCTAAGAGCATTACTCGATATTAGTTAGATTCACAAAAATGATGCATATATAACAAACATTAGATAAATGAGTAAAGATTAAATATGTTTGATTAATTAAACGGAACATAACATGATAATTAAATCAAATACATATAATGAATAATAATGTATAAGTTTAACTCCAACAAGAGAGAACTTAATTACTCATGACAATGGTAGCAAGATACATATAGAAGCAAAACCTTAATCAAACGATTTCTCTATCCTCAACTACTCAACTTCGATAGGCTTTCGATGTTACGAAC includes:
- the LOC127074091 gene encoding molybdenum cofactor sulfurase codes for the protein MHPPCSGGTCSQPCFNGCFPSPFLASEASHNNTSNSNKNDLTDATSSSLHPNTQFTNHESLPLLQDSYNNFIKSFPQFSTTFEIDRIRAQEYHHLNNNLSNICFDYTGYGLFSYSQYQKSCPAAYSSSSSSTPYLNLEQSFFDVSIKSMNLKSQILYRGQESVLESRIRERIMSFMNVSETDYALVFIANEVSAFKLVADSFHFHSKGSELLTVYDHNNEALDMMIDSCKKQGVKVSSAEFTWPNLGMDWRKLKKMIKYKKEKRKSGLFVFPLYSKATGSPYSYFWMSMARENGWHVLLDLCALRPKEMDTLGLSMFKPDFMVCPFYKIFGENPSGFGCLFVKKSSLSSLKDLGNTTSIGIISLTPNNSEKPNSELPESSSTNPRINEEATSSSSSKSEIVELQGMDMKDERMEIECRGLDHADKVGLIVISTRTRYLVNWLVNALMSLQHPHDENRFSLIRIYGPKINSHRGSTLAFNIFDWKREKIDPALVQKLADRNNISLSRSCLRNIKFLDRNQEERQWALESKGTEDEKMGLSKKKKSPYENGIVVLNVTLGFLTNFEDVYRLWAFVSRFLDADFVEKERWRYIALNQKTFEV